CATGTTCATATATTGGTGATGGTCTACAATCAGCGCTAACCCATCAAACGCACCACTGCATCGACACAGGAGTCGCTATGGCCATCCCCCTGCTTAATTGCGATATGGGCGAAAGTTTCGGCAACTGGCACCTCGGCCTGGATGCCGAGGCGATGCCTTTCGTCGACTGCGCCAACATCGCCTGCGGCTTCCATGCCTCAGACCCCCATGTGATGCGCCGCACCGTCAAGCTAGCGGTGCAAAATGGCGTTCGCATTGGCGCGCACCCAGGTTACCCGGATTTGATGGGCTTTGGCCGCCGCTCAATGGCCTGCTCGCCGGAAGAAGCGGAAGATATGGTGCTCTACCAAGTAGGGGCTTTGGCGGGCATCTGCCAAGCGGAAGGCACCCAACTGAGCTACATCAAGCCTCACGGTGCGCTGTACAACGACATGGCCGCCAACCCGGCGCTGCTCGAAGGCGTCATGCGCGCGGTGCGTGCTTATGATGCCAGCCTGCCGTTAATGATTATGTCCACCGCCGACCCCGAGCCGCACCGCGAGCTGGCCGCCAAAATGGGCATTACCCTCTGGTTCGAGACCTTTGCCGACCGTGCTTATGATGGCAACGGTCACTTGGCCTCACGACGCCTGCCTAACGCTGTACACCACGAACAGAACACCATCGTCGATCAAGCGATAATGCTGGCCAAAGGCGAGCCGCTCACCGCGCTTGATGGAACACCGCTGCACCTAGCCTGCGATACGCTCTGCGTTCATGGCGATAACCCCGAGTCAGTGGCCGCCGTACGCGCTATTCGCGAGGCCTTTCAGGCGCTGGAGCAGGCGTGAAAGCCAATATTGAAAAAAGCATTGAAACCGCCGCCATGGATGCCCTGATGGTGCGCCTGTTCGACGCCATCGACGAAGCCAATATGGCCTGGGTAATCGCCGCCGACCAGGCGCTGCGTAACGCCTTTGGAAGCATGTTAATTGACCTGGTGCCCTCTTACACCACGCTGTTGCTGCATTACGACTGCCAGCAGTTAACCCATAGCGAGGCGATTCAACTTATTCACAAGGCGCTTTCTGGTCTTACCCCTGTGGATACTCAAGCCGGTGAGCTGCACGATATCCCGGTGTGGTACGACGAAAGCGTGGGCCCCGAGTTGCCCCTGGTCGCCAAGCGCGCAGGTTTAAGTATTGACGAGCTTATCGAGCAGCACTGCAACCACGACTACTGCGTGTTCGCGCTGGGGTTTGCCCCCGGTTACGGCTTT
This Vreelandella neptunia DNA region includes the following protein-coding sequences:
- a CDS encoding 5-oxoprolinase subunit PxpA, whose protein sequence is MAIPLLNCDMGESFGNWHLGLDAEAMPFVDCANIACGFHASDPHVMRRTVKLAVQNGVRIGAHPGYPDLMGFGRRSMACSPEEAEDMVLYQVGALAGICQAEGTQLSYIKPHGALYNDMAANPALLEGVMRAVRAYDASLPLMIMSTADPEPHRELAAKMGITLWFETFADRAYDGNGHLASRRLPNAVHHEQNTIVDQAIMLAKGEPLTALDGTPLHLACDTLCVHGDNPESVAAVRAIREAFQALEQA
- the pxpB gene encoding 5-oxoprolinase subunit PxpB — translated: MKANIEKSIETAAMDALMVRLFDAIDEANMAWVIAADQALRNAFGSMLIDLVPSYTTLLLHYDCQQLTHSEAIQLIHKALSGLTPVDTQAGELHDIPVWYDESVGPELPLVAKRAGLSIDELIEQHCNHDYCVFALGFAPGYGFMGLVDESLATPRLKTPRRKVAAGSVGIADRQTAIYPLLSPGGWNILGRTNVPLFEHAKRGEPLFRPGDKVRFRAISREEFAADGGDTTPMEERP